A genomic region of Seriola aureovittata isolate HTS-2021-v1 ecotype China chromosome 21, ASM2101889v1, whole genome shotgun sequence contains the following coding sequences:
- the LOC130162383 gene encoding vinculin, with protein MPVFHTKTIESILEPVAQQISHLVIMHEEGEVDGKAIPDLSAPVAAVQAAVSNLVRVGKETVQTTEDQIMKRDMPPAFIKVENACTKLVQAASMLKADPYSVPARDYLIDGSRGILSGTSDLLLTFDEAEVRKIIRVCKGILEYLTVAEVVESMEDLITYTKNLGPGMTKMAKMIDERQQELTHQEHRVMLVNSMNTVKELLPILISGIKIFVTTKTSGSQGVEEALKNRNFTVEKMSAEINEIIRVLQLTSWDEDAWANKDTEAMKRALGLIDSKMAQAKNWLRDPNAQPGDAGEQAIRQILDEAGKVGELCAGKERRDILGTARTLGQMTDQVSEMRARGQGASPAAMQKAQQVSQGLDVLTGKVENAARKLEAMTNSKQAIAKRIDAAQNWLADPNGGPEGDENIKALLTEAKKIADMCEDPKERDDILRSIGEIAAMTAKLSDLRRQGKGDTPEARALAKQIATALQNLQSKTNKAVANSRPAKAAVHLEGKIEQAQRWIDNPSMDDSGVGQAAIRGLVAEGRRLANALPGPYRQELLGKCEQVEQLMAQLADLAARGEGDSPQARAVAQQLQEALKDLKGKMQEAMTQEVSDIFSDTTTPIKLLGVAATAPLDAPNRDEVFDERAANFENHANKLGTTAEKAAAVGTANKSTVEGIQAAVKSTRDLTPQVVSAARILLRNPGNQAAYEHFETMKNQWIDNVEKMTGLVDEAIDTKSLLDASEEAIKKDLEKCRVAMANHQPQMLVAGATSIARRANRILLVAKREVENSEDPKFREVVKAASDELSQTISPMVMDAKAVAGNIQDPSLQKGFLDSGYKILGAVAKVREAFQPQEPDFPPPPPELDQLNLNDEAAPPKPPLPEGEVPPPRPPPPEEKDEEFPEQKAGDMVNEPMMVAARQLHDEARKWSSKGNDIIGAAKRMALLMAEMSRLVRGGSGNKRALIQCAKDIAKASDEVTRLAKEVAKQCTDKRIRTNLLQVCERIPTISTQLKILSTVKATMLGRTNISEEESEQATEMLVHNAQNLMQSVKETVREAEAASIKIRTDAGFTLHWVRKTPWYQ; from the exons GTGGGGAAGGAGACTGTACAAACCACAGAGGACCAGATTATGAAAAGGGACATGCCACCAGCTTTTATCAA AGTGGAGAATGCATGCACTAAACTGGTGCAGGCTGCCTCCATGCTGAAAGCCGATCCATACTCTGTTCCTGCTCGGGATTACCTCATCGATGGCTCCCGGGGCATCCTCTCTGGGACCTCTGACCTGCTCCTGACCTTTGATGAGGCTGAG GTCCGCAAAATAATCCGCGTATGCAAAGGCATCCTTGAGTACCTGACAGTGGCAGAGGTGGTGGAGTCCATGGAGGACTTGATCACATACACAAAGAACCTTGGACCAG gaATGACAAAGATGGCAAAGATGATCGATGAGCGACAGCAGGAGCTGACCCACCAGGAGCACCGCGTGATGCTGGTCAACTCCATGAACACAGTCAAAGAGCTGCTGCCCATCCTCATTTCAG gTATCAAAATATTTGTGACAACCAAGACGTCTGGCAGCCAGGGTGTGGAGGAGGCCTTGAAGAACCGTAACTTCACTGTTGAGAAGATGAGCGCCGAGATAAACGAGATCATCAGAGTGCTGCAGCTGACGTCCTGGGATGAGGACGCCTGGGCCAACAAG GACACAGAGGCCATGAAGAGGGCTCTGGGGCTCATCGACTCAAAGATGGCTCAGGCTAAGAACTGGCTAAGGGATCCAAATGCTCAACCAG GGGACGCGGGCGAGCAGGCCATTCGACAGATCCTTGATGAAGCCGGGAAAGTTGGTGAACTGTGTGCCGGGAAGGAGCGGCGGGATATCCTGGGCACGGCCAGGACCCTGGGCCAGATGACTGACCAGGTGTCTGAGATGAGGGCCAG AGGTCAGGGGGCGTCCCCGGCCGCCATGCAGAAGGCGCAGCAGGTTTCCCAAGGGCTTGACGTGCTAACTGGCAAAGTGGAAAATGCTGCTCGCAAACTGGAGGCCATGACTAACTCCAAGCAGGCGATCGCCAAAAGGATTGATGCTGCACAG AACTGGCTGGCAGATCCTAATGGCGGCCCAGAGGGAGACGAGAACATCAAGGCCCTGCTCACTGAGGCCAAAAAGATCGCAGACATGTGTGAGGATCCCAAAGAAAGAGATGACATTTTGCGCTCTATTGGAGAGATCGCCGCCATGACTGCCAAGCTCTCTGATCTCAGAAGACA GGGTAAAGGTGACACTCCTGAGGCCAGAGCTTTGGCTAAACAGATCGCAACAGCTCTGCAGAACCTGCAATCCAAGACCAACAAAGCTGTGGCCAACAGCAGACCTGCAAAGGCAGCTGTTCACTTAGAAGGAAAGATTGAGCAGGCGCAGCGCTGGATTGACAATCCCTCCATGGATGACAGTGGCGTCG gccAGGCAGCAATCCGCGGGCTGGTGGCAGAGGGCCGCAGGCTGGCCAACGCTCTGCCAGGCCCATACAGGCAGGAGCTGCTGGGTAAATGCGAACAGGTGGAGCAGCTCATGGCCCAGCTGGCTGACCTGGCCGCCCGCGGCGAAGGGGATTCCCCCCAGGCACGTGCTGTGGCTCAGCAGCTCCAGGAGGCCTTGAAA GACTTGAAAGGGAAGATGCAAGAGGCGATGACTCAGGAGGTGTCTGACATCTTCAGTGACACAACCACCCCCATCAAGTTATTGGGAGTGGCTGCCACCGCCCCTCTGGACGCCCCCAACAGAGATGAG GTCTTTGACGAAAGGGCTGCCAACTTTGAGAACCACGCCAATAAACTTGGCACCACAGCAGAGAAGGCTGCTGCTGTCGGTACTGCCAACAAGAGCACAGTGGAGGGAATCCAGGCTGCCGTCAAGTCGACGAGAGATTTAACGCCACAA gtggTATCTGCTGCTCGTATTCTGCTGAGAAACCCTGGCAACCAAGCAGCATATGAACATTTTGAAACCATGAAGAATCAGTGGATTgataatgtggaaaaaatgacag GTTTGGTGGACGAGGCCATCGACACCAAATCTCTGCTCGATGCCTCAGAGGAGGCCATCAAGAAGGACTTGGAGAAGTGCCGTGTGGCCATGGCCAACCACCAGCCTCAGATGCTGGTCGCTGGGGCCACCAGCATCGCCCGCAGAGCCAACCGTATCCTCCTGGTGGCGAAGCGAGAGGTGGAGAACTCTGAGGATCCTAAATTCAGGGAGGTGGTGAAGGCTGCATCTGATGAACTGAGCCAGACAATTTCTCCCATGGTGATGGACGCTAAGGCAGTGGCTGGAAATATCCAGGATCCAA GTCTTCAGAAGGGCTTTCTGGACTCAGGTTATAAGATTCTTGGTGCTGTAGCTAAGGTCAGGGAGGCCTTCCAGCCACAAGAGCCAGACttcccaccacctcctcctgaacTGGATCAGCTTAAT CTTAACGATGAGGCAGCACCACCCAAGCCTCCTCTTCCAGAGGGTGAGGTTCCTCCCCCCAGGCCTCCCCCTCCagaggagaaagatgaggagTTCCCTGAGCAGAAGGCCGGGGATATGGTGAACGAGCCCATGATGGTAGCTGCCAGGCAGCTCCACGATGAGGCCCGCAAATGGTCCAGCAAA GGAAATGACATCATTGGCGCTGCCAAACGAATGGCCTTGCTCATGGCCGAGATGTCACGTCTGGTGCGTGGAGGCAGCGGAAACAAGCGCGCCCTCATCCAGTGCGCCAAGGACATCGCTAAGGCTTCCGATGAAGTCACACGGCTGGCTAAGGAGGTGGCCAAGCAGTGTACTGACAAGCGTATCCGAACCAACCTGCTCCAG GTGTGTGAACGCATTCCCACCATCAGCACTCAGCTCAAAATCCTGTCCACAGTCAAGGCCACCATGTTGGGTCGTACCAACATCAGCGAAGAGGAGTCAGAGCAG GCTACTGAGATGTTGGTCCACAATGCTCAGAACCTGATGCAGTCTGTGAAGGAGACAGTCAGGGAGGCCGAGGCAGCTTCCATTAAGATCCGGACAGATGCAGGTTTCACCCTCCACTGGGTCAGGAAGACCCCCTGGTACCAGTAA